One window of Sphingobacteriales bacterium genomic DNA carries:
- the cyoE gene encoding protoheme IX farnesyltransferase codes for MIPVKDISLSDFFALMAERVKDYALLVKFRLNLTVVFSALMGYSLATIGNFEFLSLLLLGLGGFFITGSANAINQVLEKDFDKLMVRTQNRPVAAGRMSATEGLLIAGINGVIGAVILSYFFNSLTAFIGVLSLLLYSFVYTPLKRVGNIAVAIGAIPGALPPLIGWTAATGSLGYEAYLLFSIQFLWQFPHFWAIGWLGADEYAKAGFKFHSGADDKSGRTSRQITAYIFFLILLTLYPVILGIFSYVFAAVALILGLMFLFSGINLVRNNDRRHALQVMIASILYLPLLQVAMVLDLVF; via the coding sequence ATGATTCCAGTTAAAGATATATCTCTTTCCGACTTTTTTGCTTTAATGGCAGAGAGGGTAAAAGATTATGCTTTATTGGTAAAATTCAGACTTAATTTGACTGTTGTTTTTTCAGCTTTGATGGGGTATAGTCTCGCTACAATTGGTAACTTTGAATTCCTCAGTTTGTTATTACTTGGCTTGGGCGGTTTTTTTATTACCGGCTCAGCAAATGCTATCAATCAGGTTTTGGAAAAAGACTTCGACAAGCTGATGGTTCGAACACAAAACAGACCTGTTGCAGCCGGGCGAATGAGTGCAACTGAAGGTTTGCTGATTGCTGGCATTAACGGTGTAATAGGAGCAGTCATTTTGAGTTATTTTTTTAACAGCCTTACCGCTTTTATTGGTGTTTTGTCTTTGCTGCTTTATTCATTTGTTTATACTCCTTTAAAAAGAGTAGGAAATATTGCGGTGGCAATAGGTGCTATTCCCGGCGCGCTTCCCCCTTTAATCGGATGGACTGCTGCTACCGGATCATTAGGTTATGAAGCCTATCTTTTGTTTAGCATTCAATTTTTATGGCAATTTCCCCATTTTTGGGCAATTGGATGGCTTGGTGCTGATGAATATGCCAAAGCTGGATTTAAATTTCATTCGGGAGCTGATGATAAAAGCGGTCGAACTTCGAGACAAATTACTGCATACATCTTTTTCCTGATACTGTTAACACTGTATCCTGTCATATTGGGAATCTTTAGCTATGTTTTTGCAGCAGTAGCGTTGATATTAGGTTTGATGTTTTTATTTTCCGGCATCAACTTAGTCAGAAATAATGATCGCCGGCATGCTTTACAAGTGATGATTGCTTCAATTTTGTATCTCCCGCTATTGCAAGTTGCAATGGTGCTTGATTTGGTCTTTTAA
- a CDS encoding cytochrome c oxidase subunit 3 has product MHAKTLKQPERIHPKKFALWLGIGTIIMMFAGLTSAFIVRRAAGNWLAFELPPLFYISTLVIALSSLTLIFAQKAFKQNNKIAYKNLIGLTLLLGILFIILQYASWMQLASYGILLRGNPSGSFVYVISGLHAAHVLGGILFLTIFFIKALPKPDPVKELLEEINTEKNLPIEMLSGYWHFVGILWVYLLVFFYFFR; this is encoded by the coding sequence ATGCACGCTAAAACACTGAAACAGCCTGAAAGAATACACCCCAAGAAGTTTGCACTTTGGTTGGGTATAGGGACCATCATTATGATGTTCGCGGGGCTTACCAGTGCTTTTATTGTAAGAAGAGCTGCCGGGAACTGGCTTGCCTTTGAATTACCTCCTTTATTTTATATCAGCACCTTAGTAATAGCTTTAAGCAGTTTGACGCTCATATTCGCTCAAAAAGCATTTAAGCAAAATAACAAGATTGCCTATAAAAATCTCATAGGACTAACTTTGCTTTTAGGGATTTTATTCATCATTTTGCAGTATGCTTCATGGATGCAACTTGCAAGCTACGGCATATTGTTGAGAGGCAACCCTTCCGGTTCTTTTGTATATGTGATTTCAGGGCTTCATGCAGCACACGTATTAGGGGGTATTTTGTTTTTAACTATTTTTTTTATTAAAGCCCTTCCGAAACCTGACCCTGTCAAAGAACTTTTGGAAGAAATCAATACTGAAAAAAACCTGCCAATTGAAATGTTATCCGGATATTGGCATTTTGTAGGAATTCTTTGGGTTTATTTACTCGTATTTTTTTATTTTTTTAGGTAA
- a CDS encoding cytochrome c oxidase subunit 3 yields the protein MATETLTVGATAQEQWKGGKSPFSVSYGKLMMWYFLVSDAFTFSALLISYGAIRFSSDVWADPNLVFNSMPFLQGWNIPLGFVSIMTFILILSSVFVVRAVQEGHMMNQSGVAKWMFLGILGGAAFLGCQAWEWTHLISHGTTLFHNPHGPPAFGQLFFLITGFHGFHVFSGVVINVIIFVQTLRGVYQRRGHYEMVEKVGLYWHFVDLVWVFVFLAFYLL from the coding sequence ATGGCAACAGAAACGCTTACAGTAGGAGCTACTGCCCAAGAGCAATGGAAAGGAGGAAAATCCCCATTTTCGGTGAGCTATGGTAAGCTGATGATGTGGTATTTTTTGGTTTCAGATGCCTTTACCTTCTCAGCTCTGCTCATTTCTTATGGCGCAATCCGGTTTAGCAGTGATGTCTGGGCTGATCCCAACTTAGTTTTTAACTCTATGCCTTTTTTACAGGGATGGAATATTCCTTTAGGCTTCGTCAGTATTATGACCTTCATACTCATTTTGAGTAGTGTGTTTGTAGTACGTGCTGTTCAGGAAGGGCACATGATGAATCAAAGCGGTGTCGCAAAATGGATGTTCCTGGGGATTTTAGGAGGGGCAGCATTCCTTGGCTGTCAGGCTTGGGAATGGACACACTTGATCAGTCATGGAACCACACTTTTTCACAATCCTCACGGACCACCGGCATTTGGTCAGTTATTTTTCCTGATCACCGGATTTCACGGGTTTCACGTTTTTTCAGGGGTAGTAATCAATGTAATCATCTTCGTTCAGACTTTAAGAGGAGTTTATCAAAGACGCGGACATTATGAAATGGTAGAAAAAGTAGGACTCTACTGGCACTTTGTAGATTTGGTTTGGGTTTTCGTATTCCTCGCTTTCTACTTATTGTAA